A genomic region of Podarcis raffonei isolate rPodRaf1 chromosome 13, rPodRaf1.pri, whole genome shotgun sequence contains the following coding sequences:
- the MED11 gene encoding mediator of RNA polymerase II transcription subunit 11 — MAAGASSASAASVSGSGAYGLGLANERLRLLEELEREIGAALQSAGTVILELSKEKPNWSLLERQTSQFMGSVQKVESELSAQIRYLTQVATGQPHEGSSYSARKDCQMALKRIDYARVKLGEVSRTCEQMLEQ; from the exons ATGGCGGCGGGCGCCTCGTCGGCGTCGGCGGCCTCCGTGTCGGGCTCGGGCGCCTACGGGCTGGGCTTGGCCAACGAGCGGCTGCGGCTGCTGGAGGAGCTGGAGCGAGAGATCGGCGCGGCCCTGCAGAGCGCGG gcacCGTGATCCTGGAGCTGTCCAAGGAGAAGCCCAACTGGAGCCTGCTGGAGCGCCAGACCTCCCAGTTCATGGGCTCCGTCCAGAAGGTGGAGTCGGAGCTCTCTGCCCAGATCCGGTACCTCACGCAG gTGGCCACAGGGCAGCCCCACGAAGGCTCCAGCTACTCGGCCCGCAAGGACTGCCAGATGGCCCTCAAGAGGATCGACTACGCCCGGGTCAAGCTGGGAGAAGTCTCACGGACCTGCGAGCAGATGCTGGAGCAGTGA